From a region of the Triticum aestivum cultivar Chinese Spring chromosome 7D, IWGSC CS RefSeq v2.1, whole genome shotgun sequence genome:
- the LOC123164622 gene encoding glycine--tRNA ligase, chloroplastic/mitochondrial 2, which translates to MATATGMATAVAMAPFLSPAAAAAHSHIPSALATPRPPPTRRSRTRTRLLLVSAPAAHSGSEGAPSALSSTASSPSGNGNKGAGALTFQQAIQRLQEYWASVGCAVMQCSNTEVGAGTMNPLTFLRVLGPEPWNVAYVEPSVRPDDSRYGDNPNRLQRHTQFQVILKPDPGNSQDLFLHSLSALGINVREHDIRFVEDNWESPVLGAWGLGWEVWMDGMEITQFTYFQQSGSLPLLPVSVEITYGLERILMSLQGVDHFKKIQYTEGITYGELFLENEKEMSAYYLEHANVDHIQKHFDDFEEEARSLLSLGLPIPAYDQVLKASHAFNILDSRGFVGVTERARYFGRMRSLARQCSQLWLKTREEIGYPLGTYQEANLVYPHVSEKLSRKEVLGQAQTFVLEIGTEELPPHDVVEATEQLEKSLVQILGKRRLSHGKVHTYGTPRRLAVVVENLCLKQMEEEVELRGPPVAKAFDQEGKPTKAAEGFCRKNNVPVDSLYKKIDGKTEYIYARVKESARYADEVLSEDLPTIISGISFPKSMRWNSNIVFSRPVRWIMALHGDLVVPFSFAGISSGSQSCGLRNSSLANFKVETAESYLHTVEKAGIVIDVQERRAKILDDSSTLARGVDGDFIAPDSLLQEVVNLVEAPVPILGRYDDSFLELPKDVLTTVMQKHQRYFPVTSKSTGDLLPYFITVANGSISEEVVRKGNEAVLRARYEDAKFFYKMDTQKNLSEFRGQLKSILFHEKLGTMLDKMARVENVVAELTLVLGINEGVIPVIKDAAALAMSDLSTSIVTEFTSLAGIMARHYALRDGLPEEIAEALFEITLPRFSGDVFPKTDAGIVLAVADRLDSLVGLFGAGCQPSSSNDPFGLRRISYGLVQILVENKKNFDLTKALTLVAQVQPIRIDNDVINEVVQFVTRRLEQLLVDEGINYEIVRSVLMERANCPYLASQTAAEMEAFSRTEDFPKIVEAYSRPVRIIRGKQIESAWEVDASVFEKDEEKALWSAYLEAVDKIHPGVDVKTFVEASLLLIQPLEDFFNNVFVMAEDEKIRNNRLALLQKVASLTKGIADLSVLPGF; encoded by the exons ATGGCCACGGCCACGGGCATGgccaccgccgtcgccatggctcccttcctctcccccgccgccgccgccgctcactcGCACATCCCCTCCGCCCTCGCCACTCCCCGTCCTCCGCCCACCCGCCGCTCCCGCACACGCACACGCCTTCTCCTCGTGTCTGCTCCGGCGGCCCACTCCGGCTCCGAGGGGGCGCCGTCCGCgctctcctccaccgcctcctccccctccGGCAACGGAAACAAGGGGGCCGGCGCGCTGACCTTCCAGCAGGCCATCCAGCGGCTCCAGGAGTACTGGGCCTCCGTCGGCTGCGCCGTCATGCAGTGCAGCAACACCGAG GTCGGCGCCGGGACGATGAACCCCCTCACGTTCCTCCGGGTGCTGGGCCCCGAGCCGTGGAACGTCGC CTATGTGGAGCCGAGCGTGCGGCCCGACGACAGCCGCTACGGCGACAACCCCAACAGGCTCCAGCGCCACACCCAGTTCCAG GTGATTCTGAAGCCCGATCCGGGGAACTCGCAGGACCTCTTCCTGCACAGCCTTTCAGCATTGG GCATCAATGTTCGCGAACACGACATCCGTTTCGTCGAGGACAACTGGGAGAGCCCT GTTCTTGGAGCTTGGGGGCTGGGCTGGGAGGTTTGGATGGATGGCATGGAAATCACGCAATTCACATATTTTCAGCAG TCTGGAAGCCTTCCTCTGTTGCCAGTTTCTGTCGAAATAACATATGGACTTGAACGTATTCTCATGTCACTTCAG GGAGTAGATCATTTCAAAAAGATACAATACACCGAAGGAATCACGTATGGGGAACTATTCCTTGAGAATGA GAAAGAGATGAGTGCATATTATTTAGAGCATGCAAATGTTGATCACATTCAAAAGCACTTTGATGATTTTGAAGAAGAGGCCCGCTCTTTACTATCACTTGGGCTGCCAATTCCTGC GTATGACCAGGTTCTGAAGGCCTCTCATGCTTTTAATATTCTAGATTCCAGAGGCTTTGTTGGTGTAACTGAGCGTGCAAGATATTTTGGTCGCATGCGGAG TCTTGCTCGTCAATGTTCTCAGCTTTGGTTGAAAACACGAGAGGAAATTGGTTATCCACTGGGCACTTACCAAGAGGCTAATCTTGTATACCCCCATGTCTCTGAAAAGCTCAGCAGAAAG GAAGTGCTGGGGCAGGCACAGACGTTTGTTCTTGAAATAGGAACAGAAGAGTTGCCGCCCCATGATGTGGTAGAAGCAACTGAACAA CTTGAGAAATCTCTAGTTCAAATACTAGGGAAGCGTAGACTGAGCCATGGGAAGGTGCACACCTATGGGACACCACGGAGATTAGCG GTTGTTGTTGAAAATCTATGTCTGAAGCAAATGGAAGAAGAGGTTGAGTTACGTGGTCCACCAGTTGCAAAGGCATTTGACCAAGAGGGAAAACCCACTAAG GCTGCTGAGGGGTTTTGTCGAAAGAATAATGTTCCTGTAGATTCCTTGTATAAAAAAATTGATG GTAAAACAGAGTATATATATGCCCGTGTCAAAGAGTCTGCACGCTATGCTGACGAG GTCCTATCTGAAGATTTACCTACTATTATATCTGGTATTTCATTCCCCAAGTCGATGCGCTGGAACTCAAAT ATTGTGTTTAGTCGCCCTGTACGCTGGATCATGGCACTTCATGGAGATCTTGTTGTGCCATTTTCTTTTGCTGGCATCTCAAG TGGGAGCCAGTCATGTGGCCTTCGTAACTCCTCTTTGGCGAATTTTAAG GTGGAAACTGCAGAATCATATTTGCACACTGTAGAAAAAGCTGGGATCGTGATTGATGTGCAG GAGCGTAGAGCAAAAATCTTGGATGACTCTAGTACACTAGCTAGAGGAGTCGATGGGGATTTCATTGCACCTGATAGCTTGCTGCAGGAg GTTGTTAATCTTGTGGAGGCGCCTGTGCCCATTCTTGGTCGATATGATGATTCCTTCCTAGAACTTCCGAAAGATGTGTTAACAACG GTTATGCAGAAACACCAGAGGTATTTTCCTGTAACCTCCAAGTCTACAGGCGATCTGCTACCATATTTTATTACT GTTGCTAATGGTTCTATTAGTGAAGAAGTGGTCCGTAAAGGCAATGAAGCTGTACTCAG GGCAAGGTATGAGGATGCTAAGTTCTTTTATAAGATGGATACACAAAAGAATTTGTCTGAATTCCGAGGCCAGCTGAAGAGCATTCTCTTTCAT GAAAAACTTGGTACAATGCTCGACAAAATGGCGCGTGTTGAAAATGTTGTCGCAGAGTTGACCCTTGTTCTCGGGATAAACGAGGGGGTGATCCCAGTTATCAAAGATGCAGCTGCATTGGCTATGTCAGATCTTTCCACTTCAATTGTTACAGAATTTACTTCACTCGCTGGAATTATGGCACGCCATTATGCTTTAAGGGATGGTCTTCCAGAAGAG ATTGCAGAAGCACTGTTTGAGATAACACTTCCAAGGTTCTCTGGCGATGTTTTCCCAAAAACAGATGCTGGTATAGTCCTTGCGGTTGCTGATAG ATTGGACAGCCTAGTGGGTCTGTTCGGAGCTGGATGTCAGCCAAGTTCTTCGAACGATCCATTTGGACTGAGAAGGATCTCTTATGGATTG GTTCAAATATTGGTTGAGAATAAGAAGAACTTTGACCTCACGAAGGCCTTGACCTTGGTGGCACAGGTGCAGCCTATAAGAATAGACAATGACGTTATAAATGAG GTAGTGCAATTTGTAACACGGAGACTCGAACAACTTTTG GTGGATGAGGGAATTAACTATGAAATAGTTCGGTCGGTGCTTATGGAGCGTGCGAACTGCCCATATCTGGCATCACAAACGGCAGCTGAA ATGGAAGCATTTTCAAGAACTGAAGATTTCCCAAAAATTGTTGAGGCGTATTCCAGGCCAGTTCGAATTATACGTGGGAAGCAAATCGAGTCTGCTTGGGAG GTTGACGCAAGCGTATTTGAGAAGGACGAAGAAAAAGCCTTGTGGAGCGCCTATTTGGAGGCTGTCGACAAGATCCATCCTG GTGTTGACGTCAAAACCTTCGTCGAGGCCTCCCTGCTTCTGATACAGCCTCTGGAAGATTTCTTCAACAATGTTTTTGTCATGGCG GAAGATGAGAAGATCCGCAACAACCGGCTGGCACTGCTGCAAAAGGTTGCGAGTTTGACGAAGGGGATAGCCGACCTCTCGGTTTTACCAGGGTTTTAG
- the LOC123164621 gene encoding disease resistance protein RGA5, producing MYDPGGSSSSRPHGKEELQPEVLLYTASASASRRRARTSADLYALCALQRGYGLAVDVRDVSTSKAHRCELKSLLAARGSAFSLPQLLVGGRLVGGPDQVRQLHQAGGLQPLLDGAPRPCHAFVCQACKRVGSEPCPKCSEFRNKMLDHGVIEEEEQERVVLFYPAQDVSMGGRGREMDASFGVSLGAMRPLLKKLDMMLGPHGCKLTKGVNDRSQLLKDDLEEIGAYLEDLLEVEDPPLAAKCWMKEAHELSYDILDCIDNFVPPESLGYKYEHKITHVKIPKRLKWQKQIEYAAPDVSGHVISKIIRVDVIRAPRKLKLYQQMVEKVSEFRIYAREAIRRYERYQLHSCSTSAARRFSAIGPIMPMPPMPCEKTCSGLVIDDRMSKFINSLANDADQQLKVVSIHGFGCLGKTMLAKVLYNKIGRKFHCRAFVRVSKKPDMKRLFHDMLSQLHRKQPQASQDASDELRITAENIGNCLHGKRYLVVVDDLWDTSAWDVINQLFPKGSQGSRIITTTQIEDVALACCSDDPEQVFEMNPLDDDHSRKLLFDRLFGSESNCPEELKQVSSQIVEICGGLPLATVSIASLLANQPSISVDLLTHIHNSLVSCLSSNSTSERTRQVLNLSYHRLPHYLKTCLLQLGMYSEGSIIFKHDLVRQWVAEGFLAASEGQNMEEVAGMYFDQLVDRRFIQPVSINFNNEVVSCTVHAVVHDLIAHKSAEENFFVIVDCNRKNMALSHKVHRLSLQLGDAKYAKIPANIRKSQVRTLAIFGVSECMPCIGEFKLVRVLNLQLSGHHNGDQDLSIDLSRVSELFHLRYLKIVCDVCVKLPNRMRGLQCLETLDVMDTPRGTYVPWDIIYLTRLLHLSLPPDTNLLDWSLGDDMSLCRPNHLQDLCISTPLSSDSDRLKRNMYALDYLRYGHDSLKSIKLVAHGSSVSYGDASKAGLMWVLDKLTHHVQRVEVSPHSPVIFCDMHLWEIQLGNLCILKIAVDGLSVNDVHILGRLPALTALSLYVEKSPAIKITFGTAAGFTALKYLKLRFMSGIAWLRFEADAMPNLWKLRLVFDAIPPLVDQRLELYSESEQWKQYQHGTALISIDHMTGLREVSAKFGGAAVDLQYVSRIGVVINHRGNPVISVQLVDSGSYCEESTVQKQQPDDDKRISWRSPESCSRLHPPGVEEGGEQQDVVSWSNTIGVIGRDLFIYCLHRLSRWEYGAIASLNRDLNSVVRNGDIYRLRRKNGVAEHWLYLACGNNPPEWEAYDPSTGRWIQVPKMPPAESSYWDSLAVGTDLLVFGERERIALRYSILTNSWTWLADAMNTPRVSFGSASVGEKAYVAGGAYSSAEMYDSETHTWTPLPSMNRARRKCSGAFMDGKFYVIGGISSRRELLTCGEEYDLNRRSWRVIHNMSQGLNQTYLGAPLLLAVVNNELYAADYSENNDLKQYDKLDNKWITLGKLPVLSTKEGWDMGFRACGDRLIVIGRPNNSSDEKVVELHSWTPDGQPPLWNLVATRPYGGDRILCAVMGC from the exons ATGTATGACCCTGGCGGCAGCTCCTCGTCCCGGCCGCATGGCAAGGAGGAGCTGCAGCCGGAGGTGCTTCTCTACACGGCGTCGGCTTCAGCGTCGCGCCGCAGAGCGCGCACCTCCGCCGACCTCTACGCCTTGTGCGCCCTGCAGCGCGGCTACGGCCTGGCCGTGGACGTGCGCGACGTGTCCACGAGCAAAGCGCACCGCTGCGAGCTCAAGTCGTTGCTTGCGGCTCGCGGCAGCGCCTTCTCCCTCCCGCAGCTCCTCGTCGGCGGCCGGCTGGTGGGTGGCCCTGACCAGGTCAGGCAGCTGCACCAGGCCGGCGGGCTGCAGCCTCTCCTCGACGGCGCCCCGAGGCCGTGCCATGCCTTCGTCTGCCAAGCCTGTAAGAGGGTCGGCTCCGAGCCGTGCCCAAAGTGCAGCGAGTTCCGCAACAAGATGCTGGATCATGGAGTTattgaggaggaggagcaggagaggGTTGTCCTTTTTTATCCAGCCCAAG ATGTTTCAATGGGAGGTAGAGGCAGAGAGATGGATGCCAGTTTCGGTGTTTCTCTGGGCGCCATGAGACCTCTTCTTAAGAAGCTTGACATGATGCTAGGTCCTCATGGATGCAAGCTGACCAAGGGGGTCAATGATAGGTCGCAGCTCCTCAAAGATGATCTTGAAGAAATAGGTGCATACCTTGAAGATCTGTTAGAGGTGGAGGACCCTCCCCTAGCGGCCAAGTGCTGGATGAAAGAGGCACATGAGTTATCTTATGACATCCTAGATTGTATTGATAACTTTGTGCCCCCTGAGTCGCTTGGCTACAAATATGAGCACAAGATTACTCATGTTAAGATTCCCAAGAGGCTCAAGTGGCAGAAACAGATTGAATATGCAGCTCCTGATGTGTCAGGACATGTTATCTCCAAAATCATTCGTGTTGATGTCATTCGTGCTCCCAGGAAGCTCAAGTTGTACCAGCAGATGGTTGAAAAGGTATCAGAATTCAGGATCTATGCCCGGGAGGCGATCCGACGGTACGAGAGGTACCAGCTCCATTCTTGTAGCACCTCGGCGGCACGTAGATTTTCAGCCATTGGGCCTATAATGCCAATGCCGCCAATGCCTTGTGAGAAAACTTGTTCCGGCCTAGTAATTGATGATCGGATGAGCAAGTTTATTAACTCTCTGGCTAATGACGCGGATCAGCAGCTCAAGGTGGTGTCTATTCATGGATTTGGATGTCTTGGTAAAACAATGCTTGCCAAAGTGTTGTACAATAAAATTGGGAGGAAATTCCATTGCCGGGCTTTCGTCCGGGTGTCCAAAAAGCCTGATATGAAGAGGCTTTTCCACGACATGCTATCACAATTACATCGGAAGCAGCCCCAAGCAAGCCAAGACGCTTCTGATGAACTTCGCATTACTGCTGAAAATATCGGCAATTGTCTACATGGCAAAAG GTAtctagttgttgttgatgattTGTGGGATACATCAGCATGGGATGTTATTAATCAGCTTTTTCCCAAGGGTAGTCAAGGCAGCAGAATAATAACAACTACACAGATTGAAGATGTTGCATTAGCATGTTGCAGCGATGACCCAGAACAAGTTTTTGAGATGAATCCTTTGGATGATGATCACTCAAGGAAGCTATTGTTTGACAGGCTTTTTGGTTCTGAAAGTAACTGTCCTGAAGAATTGAAACAAGTTTCAAGCCAAATTGTAGAAATATGTGGTGGTTTACCGCTAGCAACCGTCAGCATTGCTAGTCTTTTAGCAAACCAGCCTTCTATATCAGTGGATTTATTGACACACATACATAATTCGTTAGTGTCTTGTTTGTCATCAAATTCAACTTCAGAAAGAACGAGACAAGTACTGAACCTCAGCTACCACAGGCTTCCTCATTACCTCAAGACATGCTTGCTCCAACTTGGCATGTATTCAGAGGGCTCCATAATCTTCAAACATGACCTGGTCAGGCAATGGGTGGCTGAAGGGTTTCTTGCTGCAAGTGAAGGGCAAAATATGGAAGAAGTTGCTGGAATGTATTTCGATCAACTTGTTGATAGAAGATTCATCCAACCTGTGTCTATCAACTTCAACAATGAGGTGGTATCCTGCACAGTTCACGCCGTGGTGCATGATCTTATTGCACACAAGTCTGCAGAAGAGAATTTCTTTGTGATAGTAGATTGCAATCGGAAGAATATGGCACTTTCTCATAAGGTCCatcgactgtctctccaacttggTGATGCAAAATATGCCAAGATACCAGCAAACATCAGAAAGTCACAAGTACGGACGCTTGCAATTTTTGGAGTATCAGAGTGTATGCCTTGTATTGGAGAGTTCAAGCTTGTTCGTGTTCTGAACCTTCAATTGTCTGGCCATCATAATGGCGACCAAGACCTGTCCATAGACCTCTCTAGAGTATCAGAACTTTTCCATCTGCGATATCTGAAGATTGTTTGTGATGTCTGCGTAAAACTTCCAAACCGTATGAGAGGGCTGCAGTGTTTGGAAACATTGGACGTTATGGATACACCAAGAGGCACTTATGTTCCATGGGACATAATATATCTCACACGCTTGTTGCACCTCAGTCTTCCTCCTGACACAAATCTGCTGGATTGGTCACTTGGTGACGATATGAGCCTTTGCAGGCCGAACCACCTGCAGGATCTTTGCATTTCTACGCCGCTTTCTTCAGATTCCGACCGTCTGAAGAGAAACATGTATGCTCTGGATTACTTAAGGTATGGACATGACAGCCTGAAAAGTATAAAACTGGTGGCTCACGGATCCTCGGTTAGCTATGGTGATGCTTCAAAAGCAGGATTAATGTGGGTTTTGGATAAACTTACGCACCATGTCCAGAGAGTTGAGGTCTCACCGCACAGCCCCGTCAtattttgtgatatgcatttgtgGGAGATCCAACTTGGCAACCTATGCATTCTGAAGATTGCAGTGGATGGACTTTCAGTAAATGATGTCCATATTCTTGGACGGTTGCCTGCCCTCACTGCTCTGTCGTTGTATGTGGAGAAGTCACCTGCTATTAAGATAACCTTTGGCACGGCTGCTGGATTCACAGCTCTCAAGTACTTGAAGCTGAGGTTCATGAGTGGAATAGCTTGGCTAAGATTTGAGGCGGACGCAATGCCTAATCTCTGGAAGCTCAGGCTCGTTTTCGACGCCATCCCCCCACTGGTGGACCAACGACTTGAACTTTATTCGGAGTCTGAGCAGTGGAAACAATATCAACATGGTACTGCATTAATCAGCATCGACCATATGACAGGCCTTAGAGAAGTCTCTGCAAAATTTGGAGGTGCAGCTGTTGATCTGCAGTATGTCTCGAGGATTGGCGTAGTTATTAATCATCGGGGCAATCCTGTAATCAGCGTGCAATTAGTTGACTCTGGTTCCTATTGTGAGGAAAGCACAGTACAGAAACAACAACCAGATGATGATAAAAG GATATCATGGAGGTCACCGGAGTCTTGTTCGCGCCTGCATCCTCCAG GTGTAGAGGAGGGTGGAGAGCAGCAGGATGTGGTCTCGTGGAGCAATACCATTGGTGTGATAGGTCGTGACCTCTTCATCTATTGCCTCCACCGCCTCTCCAGGTGGGAATATGGCGCCATCGCCTCTCTGAACCGCGACCTCAATTCCGTGGTTCGCAACGGCGACATCTACCGCCTGCGTCGCAAGAATGGGGTGGCGGAGCACTGGCTCTACCTCGCTTGCGGTAATAATCCTCCGGAGTGGGAGGCTTATGACCCGTCCACTGGGCGCTGGATCCAAGTGCCCAAGATGCCACCGGCTGAAAGCTCCTACTGGGACTCGCTCGCTGTAGGAACCGACCTGCTGGTGTTTGGGGAACGCGAAAGGATTGCCTTGAGATATAGCATCCTTACCAATTCATGGACATGGCTGGCTGATGCGATGAACACACCACGGGTCTCGTTTGGGTCAGCAAGTGTCGGTGAGAAGGCGTATGTCGCGGGAGGCGCTTATAGCTCTGCAGAGATGTATGACTCGGAGACACATACTTGGACACCCCTTCCCAGCATGAATAGGGCTAGGAGAAAATGTTCTGGTGCGTTCATGGACGGCAAGTTCTATGTGATCGGTGGTATTAGCAGTAGAAGGGAGCTATTGACATGTGGTGAGGAGTATGACTTGAACCGGCGGTCATGGAGGGTCATCCACAACATGTCTCAGGGGCTCAACCAGACATACCTGGGAGCTCCTCTGCTCCTTGCAGTTGTGAACAATGAGCTTTATGCCGCTGATTACAGTGAGAATAATGATTTGAAGCAGTATGATAAGCTGGACAACAAGTGGATCACTCTTGGAAAATTGCCTGTACTGTCTACAAAAGAAGGCTGGGACATGGGTTTCCGAGCGTGTGGTGACCGGCTGATTGTTATTGGGCGTCCAAACAATTCTAGTGACGAAAAGGTGGTTGAGCTTCATTCATGGACCCCGGATGGGCAACCACCTCTGTGGAATTTGGTTGCCACACGGCCATACGGGGGCGACCGGATTCTGTGCGCCGTGATGGGTTGCTGA